In Oncorhynchus nerka isolate Pitt River linkage group LG21, Oner_Uvic_2.0, whole genome shotgun sequence, the following are encoded in one genomic region:
- the gper1 gene encoding G-protein coupled estrogen receptor 1: MIQDLRSKDTGSMEVQTTSLVQVYVNGTEQLNTSYDYNVTDASENPDTYQFYTIGLFLSCLYTILLFPIGFIGNILILVVNLNHREKMTIPDLYFVNLAVADLILVADSLIEVFNLNEKYYEYAVLCTFMSLFLQVNMYSSIFFLTWMSFDRYVALASSMSSSPLRTMQHAKLSCSLIWMASILATLLPFTIVQTQHRGEVHFCFANVFEIQWLEVTIGFLVPFSVIGLCYSLIVRILMRAQKHRGLWPRRQKALRMIGVVVLVFFICWLPENIFISIQLLHGTDDPAQRSTFSGHLWHDYPLTGHIVNLAAFSNSCLNPIIYSFLGETFRDKLRLFIKQKASWSVLYRFCHHTLDLHIPVRSEVSEV, translated from the coding sequence ATGATTCAGGACCTTCGAAGCAAAGACACAGGCAGTATGGAAGTGCAGACCACCTCTCTGGTTCAGGTATATGTCAACGGTACGGAGCAACTAAACACCTCATACGACTACAACGTCACGGACGCGTCTGAGAACCCAGACACCTATCAGTTCTACACCATCGGCCTCTTCCTCTCCTGCCTCTACACCATCCTCCTCTTTCCCATCGGCTTCATTGGGAATATACTCATCCTGGTGGTCAACCTCAACCACAGGGAGAAGATGACCATCCCGGACCTCTACTTTGTCAACCTGGCGGTCGCAGACCTCATCCTGGTGGCAGACTCCCTCATCGAGGTCTTCAACCTCAATGAGAAGTACTATGAGTATGCTGTTCTGTGTACCTTCATGTCCTTATTCCTGCAGGTCAACATGTACAGCAGCATCTTTTTCCTGACATGGATGAGCTTTGACCGCTACGTAGCTCTGGCCAGCTCCATGAGCAGCAGTCCTTTGAGGACCATGCAGCATGCCAAGCTCAGCTGCAGCCTCATCTGGATGGCCTCCATCCTGGCTACGCTGCTCCCCTTCACCATTGTCCAGACCCAGCACCGCGGCGAGGTGCACTTCTGCTTCGCCAACGTCTTTGAGATCCAGTGGTTAGAGGTGACCATCGGCTTCCTGGTGCCCTTCTCCGTCATCGGCCTGTGCTACTCGCTGATCGTGCGCATCTTGATGCGGGCGCAGAAGCACCGGGGCCTGTGGCCTCGCAGACAGAAGGCCCTGAGGATGATcggggtggtggtgctggtgttCTTCATCTGCTGGCTGCCTGAGAACATCTTCATCAGCATCCAGCTGCTGCATGGCACGGACGACCCGGCCCAGCGCAGCACCTTCAGCGGCCACCTGTGGCACGACTACCCGCTGACGGGCCACATCGTCAACCTGGCCGCCTTCTCCAACAGCTGCCTCAACCCCATCATCTACAGCTTCCTGGGGGAGACCTTCAGAGACAAGCTAAGACTCTTCATCAAGCAGAAGGCCAGCTGGTCCGTGCTCTACCGCTTCTGCCACCACACCCTAGATTTACACATACCTGTGAGGAGTGAGGTGTCGGAGGTGTAA